AAATTTCCATCAGACACACCAACACAGTGAAATACAGTACTTGAGAATTCATGCACCAGGTCAGAAAGTTGTAAAGTTAACATTGAGTTTTAACAAACCCTTCTGTATATGCCCTGATAAACAAGTGAACTTAAGAGCTTCTAGctagtaaataaataagtcagtCCTGTGGCAAATATTACAAGTTTGAATCACTTACTAGAAGAATACTTAATTCCGAAACTCGGTtgggctgtttttatttttttatcatgtGGAGTTGCCAAACATTAAACCAGAAGTTGCGtggaaaagttttttaaaaatattacttagaATCTCCAAATCTCCAATAAATCACAGACTTAGTGCATTTTGAATTGCAACATTTCTTGGAAGCCACACTCAGTAAATAGATTTATGACTCCACTGCCAATTCGATTCCACAGTTTCCTTTACAGAACTACCAATAACAATGGTTTGATTGCACAAAGAAAGGCTTGTGCAATTCCATTCAATAATAAGGCCCCTTGAACTCAAACAATGCAAACAAAGCCttatttaagacattttaaaacgTCGTTCTCAGCCAGTGAAGAATTCAATGGTCTTTTTGAAAGTTTTCCAAGATCTCTGTTCagagttttaaaacaaataacacaCTGCTTCTGTTGGGAATGCATACCCCCATTTCTCTTTATTTGTCCTGATGTTTTGCCGAGGGTATGAGCTTCCTCAGACAGAAACAGTGAGTCTCCTCTCGgaagagatgagaaaaacaaaagctggacTATGTTAACATTGTTTGAAAATGGTGTGATCGAattccaacatgatgaaaccagaCTGAAATCATTGCAGTGGAAAAAACAAATGCCCCATATTCCAAATAGGTGAGCTCCACTGGGGACAGATgcaccccctcctttttttttgagacgcgaACTCATAGAAACCACATATGATCTAGCCCATGTCTGCTGCAGAACCACcgaagtttcctttttcttccatgtCCTCCGATTCTGTGACCATTCAATCTAGTGCAACTTTCTTATGTGTCCTGGCTAGCATCTTGCCAGCTGGAATTGAGATTTTTTCCCCCCTCTAGCTTGTGCAATAGCAGGATAATCTGCACTCACACATTTATAATCTAAATTCTACTAGTCTATCTATGgttctattaaatatatatatatatatattattccaCAGGAAGGTAAATAATTAATTGAAGCAAATGGAACTCTTAACACTGGATCTCTACATTCTTTTGTTTCCACCTTTGGATATTAAGTATGTTACATTGAATATTTGGCTTCATATTATGGAGACATTTCAATACAAATGCACGGCATGCATGGCTTTGTTTAAGAGCCGCAGTTTCATTGTTATCAGTTTTGATTATTTTGCAGTCGAGTTACCTATTTAGAAGTTGAAAATTGTCATCAATTTTCCCAGAATTAAGTATCTCAGAGGTAAAAGACTTAGTTAACTATGGTCTAAAGTCTACTGGTAGTGTTGCGGGAGGGGCACAGTGGGTTGGGGAGTTCATCCAAGCGGTCTTCAGCAGGGATGGGACTTGGGGAGAAAATCCACTCTCTGTATCCATTGACTTTTAATTAATACAGTTAGAAAATGTGTCCACCTTAATGTTACATCTCAGTAGCAAATGGAACACGGTGGCAAGAATGACAACGGACATTCTCCACATCTTTTCACTGCCTGAGCAGCTTGACCATTTACTTCCAAcaataaaagaaaccagaaagTGGACTGTATTGCCAGGTGGTTAAAAACATGACCCAAACCACCTTacatgtttctgtgtgtgtacacacaaaaCTCACACCCCATAAAACCAAATAGGAtgacttttcttttgaaaaggcTAATCCAGTATGTCAGTTATCCCCAAAGATGTGGCCTGGGAGATTCTTCTTGGGAATGACAAGAAACCAACTGGATGAAAACAACGTGACTACTTATCACTCAAAAGACCGAGGCTAGAGAAGCTATCAGGACTGCAGCTGCTCCTCTTCTGGAGAGTTGAGCTCCATCCTCTTCCCAACCCCCTTTCCCAGACCATTTAAAGGAATCAGTGCCAATGCCAATGTAAATCATTTTGGCTCCTGTTCTAATTTCTGAAATTCCTAAAATATCTGTGCAGCCCACAAATATGTCCTCTAGACTCTGTTGTTATTCGGCAGCTTGCTGCcagtgaggtttttgtttttatgattccTCTGGTATGTAGGACAGTTTCACAGCCTAGATAAGGTAAGTACAATGCTCAATATTTTCACAGAACCCAATACTTCAAAGCAAAGCATTTGGCTGGGTAAGCAGTGTATAAGCTCTTTCAACTATGCCATTTATGAGGAACAAAATCCTTAAGTTGCGGATCTACAAAGGAACGTTCTTTGCACTATTGTGTGCTtgactgtttctttttcatttgttccaCTAGAATCAGTTGCTTCAATTTGTAAACAATAACTTTACCACCCAAAGCTGCTCAAAATAAGATGTGGAAAAATTACAAACACACATCAACAACTAGGACAGTCAGTCagcctccaaaacaaaacaaaaacaaaaagacctgCAAACAAAAGCAATaccatttaacaaaaaaaaaaaaaaaaaaaaaaaaaagacgagaaGGAACTGGGAGAAAATGGAACTACCTGTATATAAATTAGGTGAGCAAACAGTGATACGGGTAGTTTTAAGAAGCAAATATATACAGTCAATTTAACAGTGTTTACTTCTCTGGATTGTTTAATAGTGTCAAAATGAAAGATCTATTGAAGTTTCACTATACATTGCATTGATTGAAGCTTGGAGAGTTTTATGAAAAAGAGGGGCATCCCTTGGCATCTGTTTGCCAGTCTTTCTTGCCCCTTCCTTTGAAATGCCTGCCTCTTTTTTGCCCAGATTGTTTCCTGACCATCTGAACTCAGATGGGGTCCTCTAAGTTCTTCCTGGATATTCACAAATCCCTTCACAAGGCCCACGTGCGAAGTGAATGATCAGGAGGTGCCTGGGCATCTGTGTTGGAAGGGAGTCAAGACTGACCAGCCAAGGCTAGAGTTGTCCCACAAAAATCAGGCATGTTCACCTCCCCTCTGGGCCCCTACAGCTGGGACTGATCATAGCCTCAGATTAGAAGAAATACTGACTTCTAACTCTATAAGCCAGCACTCCTGGGTAAGGAGTGAAGCTCTGTTGGCCATGCTGCTTTGGACTGCTGGGCAGAGCTGAGCCTACAGTTTTGTACTGGGGTGCACAGATGACAGCTGGGAAGATGGAAAGGCAGCTTGAGGATTTATAGCAGCTAAAGGGTAAATGCTGTTATGCAAAAGGTCCCCATACGAACTTCCTACAGGTGTAGCCGCAGCCAAGTGTCTGTACAGCTGCTGAGAATTTGTCGGTGATGTAAAAATTCCTCTTTGCATCACAAGCGAGTGGAAAGCCAGGGGCTGCATGAGTGGAGAAAGCACAGTCTGGTTTTTCAAGTACTGCAGAGAATGAGAATACCCAGCCGGGAGCCTGGAGTTGAGGCCCGAGTTACACAGGCTCCCGGAATACAGACCTGGGAAGataggggaggagaggggaagctTGTGGCCTTCTGATCCGCCCCCGGAATGCCCACCGTGCGCTGCTTTGCTGCCTTCACTCTCCTGCTCAGAGGCCTTCTCCTTCCCAGAGACCTCCTTGGATGGGTCTAAGGGAGACACTGCCCGGGCCTTTTTCCCTGCAATCACAAGGTCCAAATCCTCCAGGCTGCGCTTGATCGGCCGCGCCGCCCCAATGTTCTGCGGGCTCATTTTCCGGTGCAGGATTGGGTGGACCATGCCTTCCATCTTCCTGAAATTCTCCAGTCTCACATGGTGAGGTTTTCCTGATCTTGAAAGCGATTCAGGGTATTTTTTAGGGCCCGACATGGTCATGGGTGATACCCGACAGGCTTTAGGGTGACAGTCTCGACTCTGGCTGCCTAAGACCTGGAACTGGGAGATGCCTTTGCTCTCCTGGGGCCCTGTGGCGGAGTGAGCCAGGCCCAGGACCTTGCCGGTAGGTTTGTGCGGGTTCTTGGGAAGGCTCAGATCTGTAGGCTGATCATCCGTAGGGGCTTCTGCTGCCGCCAACTTTTTGTCTTGCAGGTGCAGGGACGTGAGATAATTTACATGGAGCTTTTCTTGGTGTCTGTGGGAAGGAAAAGAACTGTTTTCCGATTCCCTGTACATGTCCCTGGAAGGGTATTTGGATGTCTGTTCATTATGAAGATGGTGCTCGGTGTGTCTGTAGAGGCTGTGGAGATGAGGGGACGAGTAGAAGTCAGCCAGGAAGCTAGGCATGTGGGAATGGGGGAGGGTCCTTTTCTCTAAGAGTTTATCCTTGCCCTCCTGAATTTCTTGCTTCAGGACGTAGGAGTCAGCAAGGGGGTTAAGGTGATGCTTGGAGAAGCTGCAGCGGTGGGGATCTGATCGACTCAGTTTCTCATGCTTAAAGATGTCATTGATGGTCTTTCTCTCTTCCGAGGGCTTGCTTCTGAAACTCTGGACGTGCTGAATCACTGATGGCCGGCTGACCGCCATATGGTCAGTGCTTTGGCCATGGTGGGCCTGGGACAAACTGGAACACAAGTCATCCCTAGCAATCAGTTTCTTTTTGCTGATCAAAGGGGGTGGGGAGCCATAAGGGTAGCTGCTGGAGAGGCTGGCCCCACTCACTTGGGACAAAAGCTTTTTCTTGGCCAGTGGGGACATGATGCCTGGGTTGCCCCTAGAATAGAGCAGGGGCGTGTAATTAAGCCCATGGTTCTCGTTCATGGGCCCAGTCAGGTCTTTCTCTTTGAACATGTCAAACGACTGGACCACAAGGACCTTTGGGGTCTGCTTGAGCGCATTGTGGATGTCGTCACTGCCCAGCTGGTCCACCTTCACGGTGCAGTTGGCGATGTAATCCGCCATGGCGGGCAGTTTGTCATCCTCTGTCTCATTCTGGTTTGCCAGCGGTGGCTGTGTGGTGGGGAAGCTGGGGAAGGATGCTTCTTGGGGTTCACTTTCatggctctctgtaaaacagcACAGTTTGGATTCTTGTTTTGAGTCCACCAGGGAACTAGGAGAGGTGAGTGGCTGTTTGCTGGCCCCAGGGACTAAAGCTGAATCTTTTTCTGGGGCCAGAGGAGCACTTGGGAGTGGAGGTGTGGGCCCCTTCTCTCCCGCCTCCTCTGCCACCTTCTCACTATTGGAACCTCGGTCTGTTTCGTTGTCCTTCTCTGGGTCTACTCTGGACGCCAGGGGCTTCGCTGAAAATTCCTGATacccttctatttttttcttcatgtctgCTGCTGGGAGAGGCTCAGGGATGCTTTTCTGGCTTGAAgtctcttgttctttttcttgctcTGATGAAACCTGGTAACATATTTCAAAAGACAGTcagaagaaaaccaaatacactGACACATTTtgctatgaaataaaatattccacACAGCAGTTTTACTTGCAAACAGGCTTGTCAATCAGCTCATGAAGTTTCTGCAAAGCTTTATTACTCCCCAGTCATGGCTCTAAACAAAGAAATCTAAATTACAGAAACATTAGGGGAAATATGCATATTCGCTTCAGTCCCTTATGAGACACCTATCAAAATAGCAAAGTGTTATGTACTGatggtatacaatcatatcactCCTTGATTCTAATATATAGTTTAATTCTAAGGTTGTCTTCTTGTCAAATCAGTCAATTATCCAAATGGGTTTTAAATTACATGTTGTGTTTTATGATACTCctgagaaagatttttttaaagcatttctctTTCAAAAATCCAACCAACCCCATGttaacaacaaacaacaaacctATTGCAACTCCTTGCTTTTCTTTAACAGGGCAAATCCCTTCCCAATGTATTCAATATGATTCACTGAAGATTAGCAATGCATAAGTGTTAATAATTTCTACTAAGGGCCAGATGACATGCAGATAATGCTAAAATATTGACAAAGTATGAAGCTTTCTTGGCAGCCTGTCTACTGGAGGGACAGAGGAGACTAAGTCCTTCTAGGTTGCAGCAAACTACATTTCTATTAGAGCCCAAAATGAATTTGTCAAAATTCAGACAGTCAGTGCCACCGCAAATATAGCTTtgctgttcaatgaaataaattatagtcAATGAGACAGACACTCCTTATGTGACCCTACTGACAGAAGTTGTGGGTACCAATTCGACCCATTTACAGCATTATGTAGCCATGTAAACTTTGACCTTAAGAGCTTAAGAGGTCATTTTAACTTTCCATCTATGACCCAGCTGACTGACAAGCCCTTTCAAAACTGCTGTCATTCTGCCCTGACATGTCTTAGCAGAGCAGTCACAAAACAGTTGTACTGAGCTGGTCTTCTTCCCCTCCTTTTTCCATCTCATCCCTCGAACTTTGTTCTTCTCTGTTAAGAAAAGaagtgcctgtaatcacagcacttagggaggccgaggcaggcggatcacctgaggtcaggagttcaagaccagcctggtcaacatggcaaaacctcatctctagtaaaaaaacaaaaattagccaggcgtgttggcgtgcgcctgtaatcccagctactcaggaggctgaggcaggagaattgcttgaaccccagaggtggaggatgcggtgagccgagatcatgccattgcactacagcttgggcaacaagagtgaaactctcaaaaaaaaaaaaaaaaaaaaaggaaggaaggaaggaggggagggagggagggaggaagggagggagggaaggaaggaaggaaggcaggaagacaggcaggcaggcaggcaggcagggtggGTCTGCCAATTAGCATCTTTGGGTAAGATTGAGGATGCTGGTTTAGGAATACGTGGGAACAAAAGTTTTAAGAAATCACACCTATTTCACAGGTATTTTTCCTtaaatccctttaaaaaaaaaaccctgaatttTAGGGACATGTTATACCTAAGAGACTTTGCTTatcatcattatttctttttctttttctttgtactaGTAGCTGCCTTTTCCAGTACAAATATCATTAGTTATTCTACATTAATAATCATCATTGGTCTCTTGAGCTTATATATgacataaaaatacagaaaaatgagtATGGCAAGGGAAAAAGGCAAATTGCATCTAATTGTTAGTTTCTTATGGGGCTATAGTTTGATGCAGGGCAATGGGGGATACTCAGTCCCATTGAAGTTTCTATGATGTAGACCTGCAGTTATATCGGAGTCCCACGCTTCGGGTTGTAAAACAGGTTTAGGAAGTCTTTGAAAGCTACGCATAAAAAAGTAAAGGACTTTTTTTCTAGGAAGACATTTTATGATCTGCTTCGTATGTTAAATGTTAGCTTCCCACCATGCAActtgcaatcccattacttgaaTATAGTGGATTCAACTAGAGGGAATTTATCACCCTTTCTATCTCCATTGAGTTCACCACTTCATATTGAAAACACCAAAAagtaaaagcaatgaaaacaataaaatccaAACCAAAAACCCCAGATAGAgttaatgagaaaaaatacacCTGGCTAATAACATGGTTCTATGTTGGAGGTGAGAAGTGATTCGTATTATAAGGTCAGCCTTGGAGAGGGTGGAAGATTCCATGAGGTTTAGATAACCTCATCATGACAACTTTCAAAACTTGAGACACTTACA
The Pongo abelii isolate AG06213 chromosome 8, NHGRI_mPonAbe1-v2.0_pri, whole genome shotgun sequence genome window above contains:
- the ARID5B gene encoding AT-rich interactive domain-containing protein 5B isoform X1; the encoded protein is MEPNSLQWVGSPCGLHGPYIFYKAFQFHLEGKPRILSLGDFFFVRCTPKDPICIAELQLLWEERTSRQLLSSSKLYFLPEDTPQGRNSDHGEDEVIAVSEKVIVKLEDLVKWVHSDFSKWRCGLHAGPVKTEALGRNGQKEALLKYRQSTLNSGLNFKDVLKEKADLGEDEEETNVIVLSYPQYCRYRSMLKRIQDKPSSILTDQFALALGGIAVVSRNPQILYCRDTFDHPTLIENESICDEFAPNLKGRPRKKKPCPQRRDSFSGVKDSNNNSDGKAVAKVKCEARSALTKPKNNHNCKKVPNEEKPKVAIGEECRADEQAFLVALYKYMKERKTPIERIPYLGFKQINLWTMFQAAQKLGGYETITARRQWKHIYDELGGNPGSTSAATCTRRHYERLILPYERFIKGEEDKPLPPIKPRKQENSSQENENKTKVSGTKRIKHEIPKSKKEKENAPKPQDAAEVSSEQEKEQETSSQKSIPEPLPAADMKKKIEGYQEFSAKPLASRVDPEKDNETDRGSNSEKVAEEAGEKGPTPPLPSAPLAPEKDSALVPGASKQPLTSPSSLVDSKQESKLCCFTESHESEPQEASFPSFPTTQPPLANQNETEDDKLPAMADYIANCTVKVDQLGSDDIHNALKQTPKVLVVQSFDMFKEKDLTGPMNENHGLNYTPLLYSRGNPGIMSPLAKKKLLSQVSGASLSSSYPYGSPPPLISKKKLIARDDLCSSLSQAHHGQSTDHMAVSRPSVIQHVQSFRSKPSEERKTINDIFKHEKLSRSDPHRCSFSKHHLNPLADSYVLKQEIQEGKDKLLEKRTLPHSHMPSFLADFYSSPHLHSLYRHTEHHLHNEQTSKYPSRDMYRESENSSFPSHRHQEKLHVNYLTSLHLQDKKLAAAEAPTDDQPTDLSLPKNPHKPTGKVLGLAHSATGPQESKGISQFQVLGSQSRDCHPKACRVSPMTMSGPKKYPESLSRSGKPHHVRLENFRKMEGMVHPILHRKMSPQNIGAARPIKRSLEDLDLVIAGKKARAVSPLDPSKEVSGKEKASEQESEGSKAAHGGHSGGGSEGHKLPLSSPIFPGLYSGSLCNSGLNSRLPAGYSHSLQYLKNQTVLSPLMQPLAFHSLVMQRGIFTSPTNSQQLYRHLAAATPVGSSYGDLLHNSIYPLAAINPQAAFPSSQLSSVHPSTKL
- the ARID5B gene encoding AT-rich interactive domain-containing protein 5B (The RefSeq protein has 4 substitutions compared to this genomic sequence), giving the protein MAPNLKGRPRKKKPCPQRRDSFSGVKDSNNNSDGKAVAKVKCEARSALTKPKNNHNCKKVPNEEKPKVAIGEECRADEQAFLVALYKYMKERKTPIERIPYLGFKQINLWTMFQAAQKLGGYETITARRQWKHIYDELGGNPGSTSAATCTRRHYERLILPYERFIKGEEDKPLPPIKPRKQENSSQENENKTKVSGTKRIKHEIPKSKKEKENAPKPQDAAEVSSEQEKEQETSSQKSIPEPLPAADMKKKIEGYQEFSAKPLASRVDPEKDNETDRGSNSEKVAEEAGEKGPTPPLPSAPLAPEKDSALVPGASKQPLTSPSSLVDSKQESKLCCFTESHESEPQEASFPSFPTTQPPLANQNETEDDKLPAMADYIANCTVKVDQLGSDDIHNALKQTPKVLVVQSFDVFREKDLTGPMNENHGLNYTPLLYSRGNPGIMSPLAKKKLLSQVSGASLSSSYPYGSPPPLISKKKLIARDDLCSSLSQAHHGQSTDHMAVSRPSVIQHVQSFRSKPSEERKTINDIFKHEKLSRSDPHRCSFSKHHLNPLADSYVLKQEIQEGKDKLLEKRTLPHPHMPSFLADFYSSPHLHSLYRHTEHHLHNEQTSKYPSRDMYRESENSSFPSHRHQEKLHVNYLTSLHLQDKKLAAAEAPTDDQPTDLSLPKNPHKPTGKVLGLAHSATGPQESKGISQFQVLGSQSRDCHPKACRVSPMTMSGPKKYPESLSRSGKPHHVRLENFRKMEGMVHPILHRKMSPQNIGAARPIKRSLEDLDLVIAGKKARAVSPLDPSKEVSGKEKASEQESEGSKAAHGGHSGGGSEGHKLPLSSPIFPGLYSGSLCNSGLNSRLPAGYSHSLQYLKNQTVLSPLMQPLAFHSLVMQRGIFTSPTNSQQLYRHLAAATPVGSSYRDLLHNSIYPLAAINPQAAFPSSQLSSVHPSTKL